One part of the Deltaproteobacteria bacterium genome encodes these proteins:
- a CDS encoding GNAT family N-acetyltransferase encodes MNEADSGTARVREAAAGDLEVLVGFAAAMARETEGRELDGPTLRAGVAALLADPARGRTFVVERAGAVVASLMLTLEWSDWRNGFWWWIQSVYVTPAERGCGHYRRLHEHVRAQAARQPDVCGLRLYVETENRGAQATYRALGMHEAPYRIYEQSTREG; translated from the coding sequence ATGAACGAGGCCGACAGCGGAACGGCGCGGGTGCGGGAGGCGGCCGCCGGCGACCTCGAGGTCCTGGTGGGCTTCGCCGCGGCCATGGCGCGCGAGACCGAGGGCCGGGAGCTCGACGGCCCGACCCTGCGCGCGGGCGTCGCGGCGCTGCTCGCGGACCCGGCGCGCGGCCGCACCTTCGTGGTCGAGCGCGCGGGCGCCGTGGTGGCCTCGCTGATGCTCACCCTCGAGTGGAGCGACTGGCGCAACGGCTTCTGGTGGTGGATCCAGAGCGTGTACGTGACGCCCGCCGAGCGCGGCTGTGGCCACTATCGCCGGCTCCACGAGCACGTCCGCGCGCAGGCCGCCCGCCAGCCCGACGTGTGCGGCCTGCGCCTCTACGTCGAGACCGAGAACCGGGGCGCGCAGGCCACCTACCGCGCGCTCGGCATGCACGAGGCGCCCTACCGCATCTACGAGCAGTCGACCCGCGAAGGCTGA
- a CDS encoding thrombospondin type 3 repeat-containing protein codes for MRRIVLLCMLILLCVGPSCVEGPAWLVKREHGGIVYFAYGDGTIRRYDLDARGWLPPLQLSDVPTAFTVDDDGLFVAFDRRVSRLDFEATTELPLENTTQTIHDLATDGNLLFLAVGEALISVDKSSGNRLDSRDSWYGVGRLAVSREANRIFARSQGTSPSDILSFAYGDDGSLGEQHDSPYHGDYPHASDVWVLAGGGRVLDDSGIVYHASDLAYAASLGGAFDDVDFLVDLPIVLRGGTLYGYSNALLEAGRLALDTVPRSIAVYGDSVFAFTPEAAGIGVEVVSVAEIAPLEPGEPVDPTGLPYVPDQLLLGDDGIVYLLSRQHLSIFRWSLAEQRYLESIPLVEAPRSMAYSGENDALYLAQATGRITRIGLAPLGPERSFVTVSRQPCGLVAAGAFLVVCDPGGFPGSLYSYGPDGQRIAQKDVWDLAAGELVWNAVNQRVYFLDVYGDFAWQQIESTGAFGDRKEVYFSSQAPRAPIRVAPDGSAVVLGTGWVMDPIDLAQEDTLSSDLLDAAWLNGQLFTLHAFEELTRVQGWDASYNLAGDVLALGAPLRVFALDDELLIVTMLDGAPRFWVKGPGDDDLDEDGVPDDDDNCPSAANPDQADVSGDGIGDACQPSDADRDGWPNLLDNCPTDPNPDQADTDGDGTGDACEPPDADGDGVGDADDNCVEVPNPDQADTDRDGVGDACEPDWDGDGVPNDHDNCLLVSNADQADEDGDGLGDACTPPDRDLDGVPNGEDNCPFAYNPSQVDSNADGTGDECEGDTDGDWVIDDLDNCPSQWNPDQMDLDDDGIGDACEPPDTDRDGVVDQDDNCPLRFNPSQADADGDGTGDACEHDWDGDGVIDDLDNCSFSPNRDQSDLNGDGVGDACQPADPDHDGWPGEEDNCPLRANPFQEDGDGDGRGDACDGCPAAADPDPADTDGDGVGDACDNCREVANPDQADRDAGADDDGSLEGTQQYGDVCDADFDNDGVVGTSDFHGWFRPCMTAGPAADGCSLADANEDGVVDAVDFFLGFRPRLGQAPGPGAAP; via the coding sequence ATGCGTCGCATCGTCCTCCTGTGCATGCTCATTCTTCTGTGTGTCGGCCCGAGCTGCGTCGAAGGCCCGGCGTGGCTCGTGAAACGCGAGCATGGCGGCATCGTCTATTTCGCCTACGGCGACGGCACGATCCGGCGCTACGACCTGGACGCGCGGGGCTGGCTTCCGCCCTTGCAGCTCTCCGACGTCCCCACGGCCTTCACCGTCGACGACGACGGCCTCTTCGTCGCCTTCGACCGGCGCGTCTCACGCCTCGACTTCGAGGCCACGACCGAGCTCCCGCTCGAGAACACGACCCAGACGATCCACGACCTTGCGACCGACGGAAACCTGCTCTTCCTCGCCGTCGGGGAGGCGCTGATCAGCGTCGACAAGTCGAGCGGCAACCGGCTCGACAGCAGGGATTCGTGGTATGGCGTGGGCCGCCTCGCGGTGAGTCGAGAAGCCAATCGGATCTTTGCGCGCAGCCAGGGTACGAGCCCCTCCGACATCCTCTCGTTCGCATACGGGGACGACGGTTCGCTCGGAGAGCAGCACGACAGCCCGTACCACGGCGACTACCCGCACGCGAGCGACGTTTGGGTGCTGGCAGGCGGCGGGCGCGTCTTGGACGATTCCGGCATCGTCTACCACGCGAGCGACCTCGCCTACGCGGCGAGCCTCGGTGGGGCTTTCGACGACGTCGACTTCCTGGTCGATCTCCCGATCGTGCTCCGTGGCGGCACGCTCTACGGCTATTCGAATGCCCTGCTCGAGGCAGGCCGGCTCGCCCTGGACACGGTGCCGCGGAGCATCGCGGTGTACGGGGACTCGGTGTTCGCCTTCACGCCCGAGGCGGCCGGGATCGGCGTCGAGGTCGTGTCCGTGGCGGAGATCGCACCGCTCGAGCCGGGCGAGCCGGTCGACCCGACGGGGCTTCCCTACGTGCCCGACCAGCTGCTGCTCGGCGACGACGGGATCGTCTACCTGCTGAGTCGCCAGCACCTGAGCATCTTTCGCTGGTCGCTGGCGGAGCAGCGCTACCTCGAGAGCATCCCGCTCGTCGAGGCGCCGCGATCGATGGCCTACTCGGGCGAGAACGACGCCCTCTATCTCGCCCAAGCGACGGGGCGGATCACGAGGATCGGGCTCGCTCCGCTCGGCCCCGAGCGATCGTTCGTGACGGTCTCGCGGCAACCGTGCGGCCTCGTGGCGGCGGGCGCGTTCCTCGTCGTGTGCGATCCCGGCGGGTTCCCGGGCTCGCTCTACAGCTATGGACCCGACGGCCAGCGGATCGCCCAGAAGGACGTCTGGGACCTCGCCGCCGGCGAGCTCGTCTGGAACGCCGTGAACCAGCGCGTGTACTTCCTGGACGTGTACGGCGACTTCGCTTGGCAGCAGATCGAGTCCACCGGCGCCTTTGGCGATCGGAAGGAAGTGTACTTCTCCTCCCAGGCTCCGCGCGCCCCGATCCGTGTCGCGCCGGATGGATCCGCCGTCGTGCTCGGTACGGGCTGGGTGATGGATCCCATCGACCTCGCCCAGGAGGACACGCTCTCGAGCGATCTGCTGGACGCCGCCTGGTTGAACGGCCAGCTCTTCACCCTGCACGCGTTCGAGGAGCTGACGCGCGTCCAGGGCTGGGACGCGAGCTACAACCTCGCGGGAGACGTCCTCGCGCTGGGTGCACCGCTGCGGGTGTTCGCCCTCGATGACGAGCTGCTGATCGTCACGATGCTGGACGGGGCGCCGCGCTTCTGGGTCAAGGGCCCGGGCGACGACGACCTCGACGAGGACGGGGTCCCCGACGACGACGACAACTGCCCGAGCGCCGCCAACCCCGACCAGGCCGACGTGAGCGGGGACGGGATCGGCGACGCGTGCCAGCCCTCGGATGCCGACCGCGATGGCTGGCCGAACCTTCTGGACAACTGCCCGACCGATCCGAATCCGGACCAGGCAGACACGGACGGCGACGGCACCGGCGATGCCTGTGAGCCGCCGGACGCGGATGGCGACGGCGTGGGGGATGCCGACGACAACTGCGTCGAGGTTCCGAATCCGGACCAGGCGGACACCGACCGCGACGGCGTGGGGGACGCCTGCGAGCCGGACTGGGACGGCGACGGGGTGCCCAACGACCACGACAACTGCCTGCTGGTTTCCAACGCCGACCAGGCCGACGAGGACGGCGACGGGCTCGGCGATGCCTGCACACCGCCGGATCGCGACCTCGACGGCGTCCCGAACGGCGAGGACAACTGCCCGTTCGCCTACAACCCGAGCCAGGTCGACTCGAACGCCGACGGCACCGGCGACGAGTGCGAGGGCGACACGGACGGGGACTGGGTGATCGACGACCTCGACAACTGTCCCTCGCAATGGAACCCGGACCAGATGGATCTGGACGATGACGGCATCGGCGACGCCTGCGAGCCGCCCGACACCGATCGCGACGGCGTCGTCGACCAGGACGACAACTGCCCGCTGCGCTTCAACCCGAGTCAGGCCGACGCCGACGGCGATGGCACCGGCGACGCCTGCGAGCACGACTGGGACGGCGATGGCGTGATCGACGATCTCGACAACTGCTCCTTCAGCCCGAATCGCGACCAGTCCGACCTGAACGGGGATGGCGTGGGCGACGCCTGCCAGCCGGCGGACCCCGATCACGATGGCTGGCCGGGGGAGGAGGACAACTGCCCGCTTCGCGCCAACCCGTTCCAGGAGGACGGGGACGGCGACGGGCGCGGGGACGCGTGTGATGGCTGCCCCGCCGCCGCCGATCCCGACCCGGCCGACACCGACGGCGACGGGGTCGGCGACGCCTGCGACAACTGCCGCGAGGTCGCGAATCCCGACCAGGCGGATCGCGACGCTGGAGCCGACGACGACGGCTCACTCGAAGGGACGCAGCAGTACGGCGACGTCTGCGATGCGGACTTCGACAACGACGGGGTGGTGGGCACATCCGACTTTCACGGCTGGTTCCGGCCGTGCATGACGGCCGGACCGGCGGCCGACGGGTGCTCGCTCGCGGACGCGAACGAGGATGGCGTGGTCGACGCCGTCGACTTCTTCCTGGGCTTCCGGCCGCGCCTCGGCCAGGCGCCCGGCCCGGGAGCGGCGCCGTGA
- a CDS encoding HIT family protein has protein sequence MIEKPDCIFCQIAAGRAPAARITESAHALAFMDLFPAAEGHVLVIPKTHYENVFDSDEETLADVHLLARRVALAMRRALAPEGMMMFQLNGAAAGQTVFHYHAHLLPRRAGSELRIHGRAKAELAPLTDLAARITAALE, from the coding sequence GTGATCGAGAAGCCCGACTGCATCTTCTGCCAGATCGCCGCCGGCCGGGCGCCGGCCGCGCGGATCACCGAGAGCGCGCACGCGCTGGCCTTCATGGACCTCTTCCCCGCCGCGGAGGGCCACGTCCTGGTGATCCCGAAGACCCACTACGAGAACGTCTTCGACTCCGACGAGGAGACGCTCGCCGACGTGCACCTCCTGGCCCGCCGCGTGGCGCTCGCGATGCGCCGCGCCCTCGCGCCCGAGGGCATGATGATGTTCCAGCTCAACGGCGCCGCCGCCGGCCAGACCGTCTTCCACTACCACGCGCATCTCCTGCCGCGCCGCGCCGGTAGCGAGCTGCGCATCCACGGCCGCGCCAAGGCGGAGCTCGCACCCCTCACCGACCTGGCCGCCCGCATCACCGCTGCGCTCGAGTAG
- the hemG gene encoding protoporphyrinogen oxidase: MAADADVAVIGAGAAGLAAATALRAAGREVLVLEAAARAGGAAWTEAREGYLVERGPNALRLGPGALAFVRAAGLEAQLVAASPAGRERFLLRAGRLVPVPMGPLALARSPLLSARAKARLLAEPFVRRGDGQGESVAGFCARRLGREAVEALVGPFLTGVYAGDEHALGAAAVFPSLVEAERSHGSIARGLLAGALARGRPRGRAGSWSAAGGLGGLAEALAGSLGSALRRRARASRIGFEAGRYRIEIEAESGPAAVTSRSLLLALPGAACAALLEALDPEAAKAVAAIAYAPVASVSFGIAPGALRERPRGFGFLVPRGEADALLGCLFMSELFPGRAPAGRALLTLLAGGTRRPELLDLPDDRLAAALLRDLDRALGLLGEPTPLGVARWPRAVPQPGREHPRTVAAVRARLARFPRLALAGACFDGVAFGDALASGAAAAARLLVEESP; the protein is encoded by the coding sequence ATGGCGGCCGACGCCGACGTCGCCGTGATCGGCGCCGGCGCGGCGGGCCTCGCCGCGGCGACCGCGCTGCGCGCGGCCGGGCGCGAGGTCCTGGTGCTCGAGGCGGCGGCGCGCGCGGGCGGCGCCGCCTGGACCGAGGCGCGCGAGGGCTACCTCGTCGAGCGCGGCCCGAACGCCCTGCGGCTCGGGCCGGGCGCGCTCGCCTTCGTGCGCGCGGCGGGCCTCGAGGCGCAGCTCGTCGCGGCGTCGCCCGCGGGCCGCGAGCGCTTCCTCCTGCGCGCGGGGCGCCTCGTGCCGGTGCCGATGGGCCCGCTCGCGCTCGCGCGCTCGCCGCTCCTCTCGGCGCGCGCCAAGGCGCGCCTGCTGGCCGAGCCCTTCGTGCGCCGCGGCGACGGGCAGGGCGAGTCGGTGGCCGGGTTCTGCGCGCGCCGGCTCGGGCGCGAGGCCGTCGAGGCCCTCGTCGGGCCCTTCCTCACCGGTGTGTACGCGGGCGACGAGCACGCGCTCGGCGCCGCGGCCGTCTTCCCGAGCCTCGTCGAGGCGGAGCGGAGCCACGGCTCGATCGCGCGCGGGCTCCTGGCCGGAGCGCTCGCGCGCGGGCGCCCGCGCGGGCGGGCCGGCTCGTGGTCGGCGGCCGGGGGGCTCGGCGGCCTCGCGGAGGCGCTCGCGGGGTCCCTCGGGAGCGCGCTCCGGCGCCGTGCCCGGGCTTCGCGCATCGGCTTCGAGGCGGGGCGCTATCGCATCGAGATCGAAGCGGAATCGGGTCCTGCTGCCGTGACTTCGCGGAGCCTCCTCCTGGCCCTGCCCGGGGCGGCCTGCGCGGCGCTCCTCGAGGCGCTCGATCCGGAGGCCGCGAAGGCGGTGGCGGCCATCGCCTACGCCCCGGTCGCGAGCGTCTCCTTCGGGATCGCCCCCGGCGCGCTGCGCGAGCGGCCGCGCGGCTTCGGCTTCCTCGTGCCGCGCGGCGAGGCCGACGCGCTGCTCGGCTGCCTGTTCATGAGCGAGCTCTTCCCGGGCCGCGCGCCCGCGGGCCGCGCGCTCCTCACGCTCCTCGCGGGCGGCACGCGCCGCCCCGAGCTCCTCGATCTCCCCGACGACCGGCTCGCCGCCGCACTCCTCCGCGACCTCGACCGCGCCCTCGGCCTGCTCGGCGAGCCGACGCCGCTCGGCGTCGCGCGCTGGCCGCGCGCGGTGCCCCAGCCCGGCCGCGAGCACCCGCGCACGGTCGCGGCGGTGCGCGCGCGCCTGGCCCGCTTCCCGCGCCTGGCCCTGGCCGGCGCCTGCTTCGACGGCGTCGCCTTCGGGGACGCGCTCGCTTCGGGCGCCGCCGCGGCGGCGCGCCTGCTCGTGGAGGAGAGCCCGTGA
- the hemE gene encoding uroporphyrinogen decarboxylase, with product MSLTRTERMLRACRGEPVDRPPVWLMRQAGRYLPEYRAARGAGSFLDACRDVELAVELSLQPLRLVGSEAVILFSDIFVPILALGVGVDFRPGPVVERPIRTRDDVARLAAPDLAGSIPYVFEILRRLRAALEPEQVPLLGFAGAPFTLAAYLVEGQGSRHFAGLKRLLYAEPAVLRALLERLTDLTVAYLNAQIAAGAQVVQLFDTWAGILPRTEYRAWVLPTHQAIAERVERTRAPLILYVNDGAHVLDEMVESGADVLSLDWRVELAEAARRAGRRASLQGNLDPCALAAPPEAIAEMVRGLARAAAPARGHVLNLGHGCLPETPVAGVRAFTGAARALAPAGG from the coding sequence TTGAGCCTCACGCGCACCGAGCGGATGCTGCGCGCCTGCCGCGGCGAGCCGGTCGACCGGCCGCCGGTCTGGCTCATGCGCCAGGCCGGGCGCTACCTGCCCGAGTACCGAGCCGCGCGCGGCGCGGGCAGCTTCCTCGACGCCTGCCGCGACGTGGAGCTCGCCGTCGAGCTCTCGCTCCAGCCCCTGCGCCTCGTCGGCAGCGAGGCCGTGATCCTCTTCAGCGACATCTTCGTGCCGATCCTGGCGCTCGGCGTCGGGGTGGACTTCCGCCCCGGGCCGGTCGTCGAGCGGCCGATCCGCACCCGCGACGACGTCGCGCGCCTCGCCGCCCCCGACCTCGCGGGCTCGATCCCCTACGTCTTCGAGATCCTGCGCCGGCTGCGCGCGGCGCTCGAGCCCGAGCAGGTGCCGCTGCTCGGCTTCGCGGGGGCGCCGTTCACGCTGGCGGCCTACCTCGTGGAGGGGCAGGGCTCGCGCCACTTCGCCGGGCTCAAGCGCCTGCTCTACGCCGAGCCCGCCGTGCTGCGCGCGCTCCTCGAGCGGCTCACGGACCTGACCGTCGCCTACCTGAACGCGCAGATCGCGGCCGGCGCCCAGGTGGTCCAGCTCTTCGACACCTGGGCCGGGATCCTGCCCCGCACCGAGTACCGGGCCTGGGTGCTCCCCACGCACCAGGCCATCGCCGAGCGCGTGGAGCGCACCCGCGCGCCGCTCATCCTCTACGTGAACGACGGCGCGCACGTCCTCGACGAGATGGTGGAATCGGGCGCCGACGTGCTCTCGCTCGACTGGCGCGTGGAGCTCGCCGAGGCGGCCCGCCGCGCCGGCCGGCGCGCGAGCCTCCAGGGCAACCTCGACCCCTGCGCGCTCGCGGCGCCGCCCGAGGCGATCGCCGAGATGGTGCGCGGGCTCGCGCGGGCGGCGGCGCCGGCGCGCGGGCACGTGCTGAACCTCGGCCACGGCTGCCTGCCCGAGACGCCCGTCGCGGGCGTGCGCGCCTTCACCGGCGCCGCGCGCGCGCTCGCGCCGGCGGGCGGCTGA
- a CDS encoding acyl-CoA dehydrogenase — translation MSLVPTEDQELLAKTAADFVREHSPVARVRALRDARDATGFSRPLWKQMAELGWVGIPFPEALGGAGLGLADLAVVLEELGRRLAPEPFLATVLLGGQALLLGGSEAQQQAWLPGVTAGTKLLTLAWQEARSRFDPFRIETSAQAAGAGFVLSGAKIAVPDAAVADAIVVAARTSGASGDEAGITLFLVPRASAGLSLTPQTRIDHRSAALLGLDGVRLGREAVVGAVDGGGALLARVLDRATAGLCAEMLGAMSQVFADTVQYLKTRVQFGVPIGSFQALKHRAARVFMEIELARSATLAAVRAADAGDAELPRLVSLAKARCSDAFLLAANEAVQLFGGVGMTDEYDLGFYLKRARVAEMTFGDAAWHRERWARLGGY, via the coding sequence ATGTCGCTCGTGCCGACGGAGGACCAGGAGCTCCTCGCGAAGACCGCCGCCGACTTCGTGCGCGAGCACTCGCCGGTCGCGCGCGTGCGCGCGCTGCGCGACGCGCGCGACGCCACCGGCTTCTCGCGGCCGCTCTGGAAGCAGATGGCGGAGCTCGGCTGGGTCGGGATCCCCTTCCCGGAGGCGCTCGGCGGCGCGGGGCTCGGCCTTGCGGATCTCGCCGTCGTGCTCGAGGAGCTCGGCCGGCGCCTCGCGCCCGAGCCCTTCCTCGCGACCGTCCTGCTCGGAGGCCAGGCGCTGCTCCTCGGCGGCTCCGAGGCGCAGCAGCAGGCGTGGCTGCCGGGGGTCACGGCCGGCACGAAGCTCCTGACCCTCGCCTGGCAGGAGGCGCGCAGCCGCTTCGACCCCTTCCGGATCGAGACGAGCGCGCAGGCTGCGGGCGCGGGCTTCGTGCTCTCGGGCGCGAAGATCGCCGTGCCCGACGCGGCGGTGGCGGACGCGATCGTGGTGGCGGCGCGCACGAGCGGCGCCTCCGGCGACGAGGCCGGGATCACGCTCTTCCTCGTGCCGCGCGCGAGCGCCGGCCTGTCGCTCACGCCCCAGACCCGCATCGACCACCGGAGCGCGGCGCTCCTCGGGCTCGACGGCGTCCGGCTCGGGCGCGAGGCGGTCGTGGGCGCGGTGGACGGCGGCGGGGCGCTCCTGGCCCGTGTGCTCGACCGCGCCACCGCCGGCCTGTGCGCCGAGATGCTCGGCGCCATGAGCCAGGTCTTCGCGGACACGGTCCAGTACCTGAAGACGCGCGTGCAGTTCGGGGTGCCGATCGGCTCGTTCCAGGCGCTCAAGCACCGCGCGGCGCGCGTCTTCATGGAGATCGAGCTGGCCCGCTCGGCCACGCTCGCGGCGGTGCGCGCCGCCGACGCGGGCGACGCCGAGCTCCCGCGGCTCGTCTCGCTCGCGAAGGCGCGCTGCTCGGACGCCTTCCTGCTCGCCGCCAACGAGGCGGTCCAGCTCTTCGGCGGCGTCGGCATGACCGACGAGTACGACCTCGGCTTCTACCTGAAGCGCGCGCGGGTCGCGGAGATGACCTTCGGCGACGCCGCCTGGCACCGCGAGCGCTGGGCGCGCCTGGGCGGCTATTGA
- a CDS encoding acyl-CoA dehydrogenase family protein, translated as MADPETFRTELRAWLEQHAPASLAGSGGGELEGIWGGRKAVWSNPDAKRWLDACAERGFTAPEWPRPYGGGGLSREEAKVLRQELAQRRMPPPLIGFGLTMIGPVLLQFGTEAQKREHLPKICRGEIRWCQGYSEPGAGSDLAGLQTRAVLVTGGPEGDHYLVNGQKVWTSYADQADWMFCLVRTDPEARKQEGITFLLFDMESPGVSVKPIALISGSSPFCETFLSDVRVPVANVVGKVNGGWTVAKALLAHERTMIADAFGGASGGGRTRGLAARAREAVGVAADGALADASLRHRIAQAEMDTRAFVLTTQRARDAARAGHAPGPESSMFKIYGTELNQRRMELQVSIAGPQALGWEGPGFDEAELDLTRQWLRSRGNTIEGGTSEIQLNIIAKRVLGLPD; from the coding sequence ATGGCCGATCCCGAGACCTTCCGCACCGAGCTCCGTGCGTGGCTCGAGCAGCACGCGCCGGCGTCGCTGGCGGGAAGCGGCGGTGGCGAGCTCGAGGGGATCTGGGGCGGGCGCAAGGCCGTCTGGTCGAACCCCGACGCGAAGCGCTGGCTCGACGCCTGCGCCGAGCGCGGCTTCACCGCGCCCGAGTGGCCGCGCCCGTACGGCGGGGGCGGGCTCTCGCGCGAGGAGGCGAAGGTGCTGCGCCAGGAGCTCGCGCAGCGGCGCATGCCCCCGCCCCTGATCGGCTTCGGCCTCACGATGATCGGGCCCGTGCTGCTCCAGTTCGGGACCGAGGCCCAGAAGCGCGAGCACCTGCCGAAGATCTGTCGCGGCGAGATCCGCTGGTGCCAGGGCTACTCGGAGCCGGGCGCGGGCAGCGACCTCGCGGGCCTCCAGACCCGCGCGGTGCTCGTGACGGGGGGGCCGGAGGGCGACCACTACCTCGTGAACGGCCAGAAGGTCTGGACCTCCTACGCGGACCAGGCCGACTGGATGTTCTGCCTCGTGCGCACCGACCCCGAGGCCCGCAAGCAGGAGGGCATCACCTTCCTCCTCTTCGACATGGAGAGCCCCGGCGTCAGCGTGAAGCCGATCGCGCTCATCTCGGGCTCCTCGCCCTTCTGCGAGACCTTCCTGAGCGACGTGCGCGTGCCGGTCGCGAACGTGGTCGGCAAGGTGAACGGCGGCTGGACGGTGGCGAAGGCGCTGCTCGCCCACGAGCGCACGATGATCGCCGACGCCTTCGGCGGCGCCTCGGGCGGCGGCCGCACGCGCGGACTCGCGGCGCGCGCGCGCGAGGCCGTTGGCGTCGCGGCCGACGGCGCGCTCGCCGACGCTTCGCTGCGCCATCGCATCGCCCAGGCCGAGATGGACACGCGCGCCTTCGTGCTCACCACCCAGCGCGCGCGCGACGCCGCGCGGGCAGGCCACGCGCCCGGCCCCGAGAGCTCGATGTTCAAGATCTACGGCACCGAGCTGAACCAGCGCCGCATGGAGCTCCAGGTCTCGATCGCGGGGCCGCAGGCGCTCGGCTGGGAGGGCCCGGGCTTCGACGAGGCCGAGCTCGACCTGACCCGCCAGTGGCTGCGCTCGCGCGGCAATACGATCGAGGGCGGCACCAGCGAGATCCAGCTCAACATCATCGCCAAGCGCGTGCTGGGCCTGCCGGACTAG
- the ispH gene encoding 4-hydroxy-3-methylbut-2-enyl diphosphate reductase codes for MKVLLASPRGFCAGVDRAIEIVEQCLERFGPPVYVRHEIVHNRHVVETLRAKGAVFVEDPAEAPAGALLVFSAHGVSPAVRAAAAARGLRVIDATCPLVTKVHVEAQRFAREGFEIVLVGHAGHVEVEGTMGQAPERMHLVESVDDVARLQVGDPTRLACLTQTTLSVDDTREILAALAARFPAIRLPRKDDICYATQNRQNAVKQLTGEAELVLVVGAPESSNSNRLVEIANRSGARGYLVQSARDIDPAWLAGVRCVAVTAGASAPEVLVQEVVARLRALAGPDTEIASLPQVDEGVVFQLPAELRAGGA; via the coding sequence GTGAAAGTCCTGCTCGCCAGTCCGCGCGGCTTCTGCGCCGGGGTCGACCGCGCCATCGAGATCGTCGAGCAGTGTCTCGAGCGCTTCGGGCCGCCCGTCTACGTGCGCCACGAGATCGTCCACAACCGCCACGTGGTCGAGACGCTGCGCGCCAAGGGCGCCGTCTTCGTCGAGGACCCGGCCGAGGCGCCGGCCGGGGCGCTGCTGGTCTTCAGCGCGCACGGGGTCTCGCCGGCGGTGCGCGCGGCGGCCGCGGCGCGCGGGCTGCGCGTGATCGACGCCACCTGCCCCCTCGTCACCAAGGTCCACGTCGAGGCGCAGCGCTTCGCGCGCGAGGGCTTCGAGATCGTGCTCGTGGGACACGCCGGGCACGTCGAGGTCGAGGGCACGATGGGGCAGGCGCCCGAGCGCATGCACCTCGTCGAGAGCGTGGACGACGTGGCGCGGCTCCAGGTCGGCGACCCGACGCGCCTCGCCTGCCTCACCCAGACCACGCTCTCGGTCGACGACACGCGCGAGATCCTGGCGGCGCTCGCGGCGCGCTTCCCGGCGATCCGCCTGCCGCGCAAGGACGACATCTGCTACGCGACCCAGAACCGCCAGAACGCGGTGAAGCAGCTGACCGGCGAGGCGGAGCTCGTGCTGGTGGTGGGGGCGCCCGAGTCCTCGAACAGCAACCGGCTGGTCGAGATCGCGAACCGCTCGGGAGCGCGCGGCTACCTCGTGCAGTCGGCGCGCGACATCGACCCGGCCTGGCTCGCCGGCGTGCGCTGCGTGGCGGTGACGGCGGGCGCCTCGGCGCCCGAGGTGCTCGTGCAGGAGGTGGTGGCGCGGCTGCGCGCGCTCGCCGGGCCCGACACCGAGATCGCGTCGCTGCCGCAGGTGGACGAGGGCGTCGTGTTCCAGCTTCCCGCGGAGCTGCGCGCTGGCGGAGCCTGA